The Anabas testudineus chromosome 3, fAnaTes1.2, whole genome shotgun sequence sequence ATTGTAGCACTGATTGCAGTCCTCAGTATTTAATTGAATTCTGATTTTGAGCTGAAGGGTTTTCCATCTACTGTCAGGCTGCTTCTTTGGTcccatgtcagtgtgtgtgtgtcactgcaggAGCACAACAGACTGGTCAGAGGAAAAGCTGGGTTACACCATATGACCTCGCCAGCTGTTGCTGTATGCTGGTGGGAGAAACTGAGAGGGAGGTGAGAGGCAGGAACAGGGGAGAATCAGCGAGGGAGGGGTTAGGAGCTCCGGCGCACAATGTGACTGGTGACAATCCGTTgttctgcagagagagagagagaaaggcagcaggggatgaacacacacacacacacacacagagagagagagagagagctcctGATTCAGCGGAACAGATTTATTCGTCACCTCCTCCTGCAGAGAGCCCGCTGCAAAACACAAGACGATCCCAAACCCATCGGCACCTGGACTGTGTGCGCAGATTAGCGGCTCTGTTGCAACTCTGCGTGTTTACTGGCGTCCACTGCAGCTGAGAGAcgagctggagagagagagagagagagagagagagaaggggaggcTGAAccccacagagagagagagagagacgagcgGCGAATGTGAATGATGGGCAAACTAAAAAGCTGCGACTGCATTGAGGATGAGCCAATGGAGAAACTGCGGGACAAATAGATAACCAGTCAAAGCTCCGTGTCTGCATTTCTAACCTCAGGACGCCCCACAGGGAGATGTTCATCATTATGGGATAGATGCACAGGTTGCCATGGATACCAGCACGCGAAAATTCACAGTGCGGAGATGGTTTTCTATCTACCTGAAGAACAAGGCTGCAAGGAGCAAGAACAGCACCGGGTTCTGCCAGCTGGAGGTGAGTGCACCAACACAAAAGTGTGCTCACATCAGCAGTGCACGGGCATGCTGAGTGTTGTGGAGGGGTGGTCGTGGAGGTGGTTGCAGCACCGTTACAGCTGTTGCTCTGCCTGTCAGGAGCCCAGAAGACAGAGGAGCAGGCAGAGACGGTGTTTTGACAGAGCCGGGGTGAGGCAGGGTGTGTGGAGatgcagtcagacagacagaaagccCAACAGGCAAACAAGCAGCCAGGCAGTCAGGTTGATGGATACAGACAGAATGATTTAGTGGATGGCCACAACACAGGGGACCTATTTATAGACCAAACAGAcctggaggggtgggggggaggATGGAGGCTGTTTGCAGCACATCTACCTGTATTTTGGGCTATAAATAGAAAGACACCCCCTCCCTagcttttctctttgttgttgttatcaaGTGCTGATGAATCGACTTGACAGGCTACCTGTTTGTGTGAGCATTTGGATTTGTGGCttgtctgcttgtgtttgttcatCTGTTGGGCTGGATGTCCGTATCACGTGCATCACTCCTGctgatgtgtttaaataatatAGCAGCACTTTATTAGTGTACGGAAAACTGCGCTGAGGCTTTCCACATGTTTCTCTCTTAATGAAAACCCAATCAGTGATGTTACAGCAGGTGATTGCTGTTGACAAACTGCAGTATGGTAGCGTAACTTTGTTAAAACAGAAACCTCAAAATGTTGTGTGACTGTTGTTCAAACCATAATTCTCATACTAGGTACTTAAAATATATGAATGTGCTCAAATGCAGCTCAACTTAACCCAACAAACTTTACACCTGACATATCATCCAGTTAGCTAAATGTAATCACTGTCATTTAATTTGGTgccatattgtttttttgttttagttttttctggtCATATTTGCACCTTTAAACTATGTGGAAACTGAGACAGTGAGTAAGTACGTGTAAAATATTGTAGCAGAAAATCCTCTTACAGTACTGACAGTGTGATGGGGGGTGTGGATCTGCTCTGTTGCTATGCTGTCATGTCAGCAGCTGATGACGAATGTGTGGCTCCGCTTGGTTCTTACACTGCAAAATACGTGTATATATTTCATTAACCCTCTCTGTTATTTAGTCACAAAAGGAATAGTCAGCAGAATGAATCAATTTCACTTTCCAATATGTAAAATCCCTCAAACAAGAGAAACATCTTTGGAACAACTGGAGATGCCTCTTGCCACTGGCAGATTTTGTCcttgtaataaaaataaatctccaAGGTTCAATCTGAGCCATATGACTTGCTTTGCTGGATGCTTCTCGTTAAACCAAAGTGCTGTGTTATTAATACAGACTCAACATTCTTGCTGCAGAGAGCATCACATAACTTGCTTCCTTAGCAAAAACAGATCAAAGTGACAGTTTGattattttcagctttatgtaGACGCTGAGTCTTCCCAACCATGTTACCCTGCACGCCATCCTCTCATGTGTCTCCTTCCTGAGAAAAACCTCAGGGAAGGCAGAATCACAACAACTTTCTAAAAATGCAATGTGAGAGTTTGCACTAAGTCAAAGAAgttacaaattaaaatacagtttactACGGTGACCTTTAAACTATGGGTTTACCAAGTCCTTTTAGCGTGTCACACTTGATTGGAAATAAGGTGTAAAGCTCTGAACATCTAAATGTCAACTTCACAGAATTACAGTATATCGTCACACTGACCAATCTGAGCCATGCCCCAGGTTGGCAGTAGATCATTCGCTTCACTGAGCAGACTGAATAGGCTGAAATGGGCAGCTTATACTGCGCATCACCGCCAGTGACCTCAGCTCATACCTATTCAGAAACAACAGTCTCGTGAataattagtgtttgtgttcctCCTCTCTTAGAATataacacacaaactgtaaactgtaactTCTGCCCTCTTCCCTTTAGGATGACAGCATACTGAAAGAAATCGACATCAGCCACCATGTTAAGGAGGGCTGTGAAAAAGCAGACCCTTCTCAGTTCCAGCTGCTTAAAGTGCTCGGACAAGGCTCCTATGGAAAGGTAAACGACGCGCACTTCAACCACAGACACCCAAATATCTCAAATCACATTTCTTGTAAATTATAGGTGGAAGAAATTTAGTACttcaaaaactaaataaataaataccaacTAGGCCCCATGCTAACTGCTTCTTCAGCctgtcttcctcttcatcatcactaTCTGGCCAAAAGTATGTGCACAGTCATGCTGGCAATTCCACAGTGTTTTAGAACCTGGCTGCAGGAATTTTCTCCCATTCAGACATAAGACATTTAAGGTCGAACACTGACGTTGGGCATTAAGATCTGGCTCACAGTCAACTTTGTCATTTATCTAAAGGATGTTGGACGGGGTCGAGGTCGGGGCTCTTTCAGGGACAATCAAACTATTCCACAGCAAAAAACAATTTCCTTTATGGTGCCTCGTGCACAGGGTCAGGGTGTTTTCCACACTACAGCCACAAAATTAGAAATATATTTAGCTATAGCCTTTTTATGCTTACACCTTGCTTATAACAAAGATGCCCACGCCAGACTGTTAAAAACAGACACTTACTTACTTTTGATGTATTGTCAGTGGCAAAATTGACTGTGCTTCACCACTCATCATTCGCTAATGATGCCCCATACTATTTTTTAGATTAGCAGAACGACGTGTTTAATGCCACAGGTcactaaatgtatttgaataagCAAAGATCCACTGAATTATTCGAGTTGTTGGAGATTAGATGCCTGCATGAGACAAATCTGTGACCACAGCAGATGTTGACGGGTGGGTCGGGTTGTAAAGTCACAGTGCGGCCTGGATAGCATGCTTGCATAGCTTGCTGTACAGACACTTAATGACTATTTGGCAGCCATGTGTAAATGAtagctggtgtttgtgtgtgtgtgtgtgtgtgtgtgtgtgtgtgtgtgtgtgtgtgtgtgtgtgtgtgtgtgtgtgtgtgtgtgtgtgtgtgtgtgtgtgtgtgtgtgtaacagcaTTTCTGTGAATCTTACCACGGCTTGGTAGTAGAATGATGTGGGTATGATGGTTGTGTATGTAATAAAGAAAAGGCTTTTTCTATTAGCAACACCTGAATGCATGTTTTTAGACAATCTACAATATTTTAAACTGTTACAAAACTTCTCAGGTGTTTCTGGTGAGAAAGATCAGGGGAGTGGACCGAGGACAACTGTATGCCATGAAGGTCCTGAAGAAAGCCACACTGAAAGGTAAAAACGAAAGACTTCAACTATTATCATATCAatacttctttctttctttctttattaaaatagtttttatatgCACCTTAAACATCGTAATAAACAAATCTTTCACTAGTGCAGGAATGATAAGACGTCTACGACAGCGTTCTCACGGTGCCCTACATATTGGTTAAAAGAGGTTAGCTTGTACTTTTGATTCAGACAAACTGGTTTGTGTTGAACAGGATTATTGTAAACAAGgatgtactgtaaaaagcaGGTTGAGATGTTATTCTGCTGATTTAATGTCTTTGCACAAGCCTTAATCCTCTTAAACAGCACCCCTGGAATTTAAATAGTCTCATCCTGTCAAGGAGACAGATGCTGCAATAACAGCGATATTGTAGTTTTCACTTCACAAAACTTTGGGATGCTCTGTTTCAATTGAACTTTTTTCAAATGAAGTAAATGCAGTTTCAAATACACTTCCTCCTCAAAATACAGTCATGGTGTTAGTTAACAGATTGCTGTTTGCACCCTGTGTCCTTCTTAGTTCGGGATCGTGTGCGGTCTAAGATGGAAAGAGACATTCTGGCAGAAGTGAACCATCCATTTATAGTGAAACTGCACTACGGTAAGTCTGACAGTCTTATCGTATACATTCAGGTGCTGGTTTGAATATTTGTCTCACTGAAATCATAATTtaaacctaaaacaaacaaaatcctcTTTTTTATgatgggagaaaaagagaaacagagaacaaaAGGCTCTGGAGGAAATGAAGGCTTTggaggaaaatgtaaaatgtaaaggtTGTATGTTGTTTCATAACAAACCATTTTTTGCATTTGGGTGTGAACGGAGCAAACATGACCCTTTCCTAGTAACCATCTGGCTTCATATTAACATCACGTATCTGTGCAAACCTAACTACTGGCTGCTCAGAGACTCCACTGGAGTATTTCAAGCTGTTGCTTTGGCTCTTTGACTACTGTATTATGAAATAATTAGAACAGGCTAGGATACATGTATAAAAAATTGTTCATTTGTTCGTTGATTTGCTCTGAACAccatttgttatttaaattcaACATACAACAGCAGGTCCTAATATAGCAAATGTTTTATaactcctgtgtttgtgtgtgtagctttCCAGACAGAAGGAAAGCTCTATCTGATCCTTGACTTCCTCCGAGGAGGAGACCTTTTCACTCGGCTGTCAAAGGAGGTAGGCTTGCTACTCTGACAGGCTCTCTGGCTCACTCCCCATCTCCACTAAAGACAAATTACAAGCTTTTACTTTTCAAGGTCTATTACAGGCTATATAACACTAATGCAGTATCACAGGGAGTGCATATACCTGCCATCACTGTCCTTGTTGACCCTCACCTCTGTTACTTTCACGCTGATGCATCAGCCTCTCAGTAAGCAAAGATAATACAAATGTGATGAGGTGTGTTTTGCAGGATAATCCTTTATAAAAtataagtgtgttttttttccattaagaCCCCAGAGTAACTAGTGTTTCACTTCAGTGTAAAGCTATGCGTTGTTGCACTGCAGCTTCACCAACCTCAGGAGAAAACCGgctttttctaaaatgatgaATAAACAACCACGTTAAGTGACcaatgaataaaagaaacaaagacaggtTTTAAAGGAGGTAAAATACATCTTCATTTCCCATTATTACAGTAAAGTCAAAGAAGCTCCACAAAggtgctgtgtttttgtaacaCGGTTTATGATGCGCAGTGAGCTGTTTCTTCATCATTACTGAGACTTGAATGCAACATGATCCACACTGCTGAGCGTTTTTCTGAGGGGTGATCTATTTTCTTATTGTCGTTGATTTATTCTAGGTGATGTTTACAGAGGAGGATGTTAAGTTCTACCTTGCAGAGTTGGCGCTGGCCTTGGACCATCTGCACAGTCTGGGAATCATCTACAGGGATCTCAAACCTGAAAAGTACCTCATTATCTCATTtagacaaaatatttttatctgtttattttattgaataatctttaaagtagatttttttattataatgtttcCAACAGTATTCTTCTGGATGAAGAAGGACATATTAAGATAACTGGTCAGTGCCGCAGATAGGCTGCAAATAGTttaatctctttctctgtctttattctgATACCACCtttcctttgtctctctgttcagACTTTGGGTTGAGTAAGGAGGCAATCGACCATGATAAACGAGCATATTCCTTCTGCGGGACCATAGAGTACATGGCTCCAGAAGTTGTTAACAGGAGAGGGCACACACAAAGTGCTGACTGGTGGTCATTTGGAGTACTTATGGTAAGAATTGTTTCATCTTATTCCTCTGTtgctatttaaaatgtattatgtgtTTTCAATTTTTCCTCTGAGTATACCTTCACTTTGCTCACTGCCTCGCATATTTTGTTGAATCATGCAGTCAAAAAACAGCAGGAATCAATTTACTATGCAGTATCATGAGCCAAGGACTCTTGGCTCATATGTGACACACTTTGGTAGTGTGTCAGTGTATTGGTTTCTTAATTTGGCTTTCTTCTGGCAGTAAAGCAGCTTAATTACGTTATCTGGCAGATTAGATCCCATCACTTTCAGTAATCATGCATCTGCTTGACTCGGGTTGTTTTGTTAGCCTCGTGGCTTATTTTACTAATTCTAAAAAGGAGGTTAATGTTCACTGACAGCTGGCAGTTACATGAGGGCACCAGAGAGAAGTGCCACCCCTTTGCGCCCCTGGCTGGTAAATAGGGAAAtactaattattaaaatataaaaacaaataaccaaAAAAGTAGAAGGAGCACAGTGTTTACAGAAAAAGCCATAATTATGATTACACCTAATGTACAACGATGTAATATAACCTCTGAGAGTGGGTAAAAGTGGTGCTGTAAATTATGACATGTGGCAGATTTGTTGACAGTCATAAAAGCCATCAGGCTGTTTTATGTGCGTCATTAGTTTCCCCTTTTCTGTTTcctgattttatttctgtttcttggTATGTTATGTAGACCGGTATGTCCTCTACTTTACCAGAATCCAATTTACAACCAGCGATGTTGTTTACTCATTGCTACTTTGCATACCGGTGTTTCTCAGTTTTAGACTAATGTGATATTCATCGGCCAATAACATGAAATAACATGAGATTTATCTCCACACAGTTAAAGTTCCTAATGTCAGCATTATCAAGTTGAAGAAAGTGTTGTTTATTATGCAGCAGGAATTCAATAACTAGTAACTAGTCTGACAACAATTACCATCTGTTTTCCAGTTTGAGATGTTGACAGGATCATTACCGTTCCAAGGAAAAGATCGGAAGGAAACAATGGCACTCATTCTGAAGTAAGACCAGCAGTtaccatttctcttttttaaattgttttaattctttaacagaaatatttgttatgttgtgttttcgCTAGggtcttcctgtttctgtgagaTCTTGAAATACGTTACTCGTTACTGGTTCTGTCTCACATTATTACGAATAATTCAGTTCTCATTTATGGCTCCTTCTGGAAAAGATGCATTAATGTATATGAACCAGAGCCAAACATGCATGTGCTTCTCTCTTGTGTTGTCTGTTGCCAGGGCTAAGCTGGGAATGCCTCAGTTCCTCAGTCCTGAAGTGCAGAGTTTATTACGAGCACTCTTCAAGAGGAACCCCGCTAATCGCCTAGGTACCGTAAACATGAACCATGGAAACTTGACAATGAACGGGTTTTTAGACCGATGGTGGTCCAGCAACATATCTGTGCCTCTTTTAATGACCAGTAATTGTGAGCAGTTCCTACCTGAAGGACAATAAAGCTGGAGATGAACCCTTTGAAAAACACTGGAAGCTgatttaataatacaaaaaaacagtaGAATTATAAGACTGACTCACAGTATttatcctctgtgtgtgttgcttttagtttttaattaactgaTGGGAATAATGAACAGTTTGTCTCTCTCTAGGTGCAGGACCCGAAGGAGTGGAAGAAATAAAGAGACATCGCTTCTTTGCATCGATAGACTGGAGTGTAAGTACATGTTATCCATGTTATCAGGAATATTCTATAGTCCACATCATTTTAAACTGTCCagtactgtctgtgtgtcagtgaactAAGTTACTATGAactcactttgtgttttacactgtACACTCACTGGTATTACACACGCGCTTCACAGTAAACTGACAAAGGCAGAAGTAAAACAAAGTTGGACACTTTCAGAGAGTGGGAAAGATATTGACCTGTTTTGTTAGTTGAGGAAGTCTGAAAGTAAATACTCTGTTCAGTTGTTTCTGAGAATTCCTCACTCTTATCATGTCAAGTGTACTGCACCACTCAGATGACTGTCCTGTGTTTGAAAACATGTATTCTATGAACATTGTGCCATAATCAAATCCTGAAGGGCGTTCACACACTTCCACTTGTTGTGAGCACTGTCAGCCCCTACATAGAATAAACcacaagaaataataatataaaatattatatataatataaaatgatataTATTCATGGTCACACTGTTGCAcccattacttttttttttttttttttagcagagaTGTTAAGCTTATAACTTCTTTATCCTCTGTTGTGAGTACTGATGCTATAATTTCAAACAAAATCCACTATTATCTGCTTTTCATACCCACTAATCTCTGCCCTCACCACCGCCTCTCACGTCTCTCGCACTGCCCAGCACCACCGTCTCCTGCTTACAGATACTTCTGCTGGTTTTATGTGACAAGCTTTTAAAAAGAGGcttatcatttttttttttttacgcccACACTATGCTAATTAAATCACTGTGCTGTAACAGGCAGAATCTTATTTGACTTTATATCTGTGGCCCTCCAGTCGTTCATTCATGTCCTGATCTTTGAGGAGTTTCTCATATAACTGGGAAAATCTGCATCTTTGCAGCTGTAGGTAAAAACCGTTGGTTGCAAATGAAATAGCAGTTAACTTTTGGAAATACTGATCTCACCATAAATGAACTTTTTTAGTGCTGGTGGCCTCAAGACAGTTCACAGCAACTGACATTGCAAAGGTGACACCTGCAGGCCAAAGACAGTAATACACAAGTAAAGCTGATGCCACTTGTTTTCCTAACTCTAGTTTTCTTCTTTCCTATGAGCTGTTGCTGATGAACATCGTTGATACTGATCACTACAGtgtctgttgtttctgtagaaGCTGTACAAGAAGGAAATGAGACCTCCTTTCAAACCAACTGTTGGAAGACCTGAGGATACTTTTCATTTTGACCCCGAGTTCACTTCCAGAACACCAACTGgtaatttaaacacacacacacattcataaatgTATATCAATATACAAGCATACATGTGGATCCTTTAACTGGTGCTGTGTACACATCCAGCTGACTGATTAGGatagactgtgtttttttttttttataccttagtaatgaaatgctgtgttaatgcttgtatctgtgtgtctttgcttATCCAGATTCTCCTGGCATCCCTCCCagcgcaaacacacaccagctgtttcGCGGTTTCAGCTTTGTTGCAACTAATCAAAATCAGGAGCCCAGTGCTGCTACAGTAGCGCCTTCCCGTCAGGAGGTGAACAACATCAATCCCATAGTACAGGTATATATCTCTAAGAAAACAAGGAACGTCCTCACCTCACATCGAAACGATACCCTCATGCACTTCTGCAGCCTTCTCGGTAACATATTGACTCTGTAAATATATCCCTGGCTTATGAGTGATGGGATTATTAAGAGAGTGGCTATTTAATGATACTGACCTTTCCAAAATACTGTTTTCATGCATCACTGTCAGCTGCTATATTACTGCAAGAACTGACTGCTGAACAAAGTAATTACTGACTCAAAAATTGTATGACTCTGACATACAGTGACgttattttgtagttttctgtatttcagCATAAATATAACATAATTCTAAAAGTCCTGAAACTAGATAAAAGGAACTCGATTACGCAAATCAGACAAATAGTACAAcctattcttttatttattatagaaaatttagattaaatatttgtgcatgtgagcctgtgtgttcacatacaaacatattttaatattaacagtaaGTAATGCGATCCCCTTTTACAGCAATACCTCCAAATAAATATCTTATCATCATGGCAGAGCATATTTCCATTCCTCCTtagaaaacagctttaattcaGGAATGTTTGTTGACTTTCTTGCATGAACTGTCTACTTCAGCTTCTTCCACTGCATTTCTATAGGATTAAAGTCAGgatttgactttttttctgctgtaacCATTCGGTTTGGTAGAACAACTTGTGTGTTTAGGGTCATTTCTCTCCGTAACCTGGTTATTTGAGTCCATGTAAAAGCTGCATATAAGATTAGATTATTTTCCCTATTAAATTAATGaagatttttgtgtgtgtgtctgtgtttacttgGGCTCCCTTTTATCTAAATTTGGGACTTGTGTTAAATCTGGTCATAATTAAGGTTATATTTATGCAGAGATTAAATTTCTGAAGGGTTTATATGTACATGAAATCTAATGGCAAAATGTATATGTACCTGTTTCCTGCAGCATCTCCGTGGTGATTTGTCCTTCAATGACGTTTATGAGCTGAAGGAAGAAGTTGCACAGACATCgatgtctgtgtgcagaagATGTCTGCACAGAGTTACGTCTGTGGAGTATTCAGTGAAGGTACTGGACACTTTTTCTAATATTATCATACTCACAGTACGTGAAAACCATGTATTTGTGAATTTGGTGATTCAGATTTTAAGTTCATGAGCTGCCGCTTTATGGGTTTAAAAGATTCTCCaggtttttttaaaccacataAACAACTGAAAATGCATTTGATTGCCTGAAAAACTCATGTcctgaaatgtatgttttttacaACATATTGTGTGTTTCTATTATTGTGTCAGATTAttgacaaaacaaagaaagatcCATCAGAAGAGGTTGAGATTCTATTGAGATACGGACAGCATCCAAATATCACCACCTTGAAGGCTGtaagtgtaacacacacacacacacacacacacacacacacacacgatcaaCTGATCTTCTCAAGCTGTTTTAGAACAGTTCTTAATACAGTGGCTGTATTTTTTGTCACTAGGTGTTTGACGACGGCCAGTGTGTGTTCTTGGTTCAGGAATtgctgagaggagaggagctgctggacaGAGCTCTGACGTTGCCAAATTTTACAGAGAAAGACGCGTCAGACATCATCTGCACACTGACAAAGACGGTGGAATACCTGCACTCACAGGGGGTAGGCCAGGTGGACActagaaaaacagacataatgAAACTTGCATGTTCACAGTGGTCTgggatatatttatatatttgtctgGTTATGAAGTTTGATTACCTCTTTTAGCAACGTATCCAGACATGCCACTTAAAGGCATCCCGATTCCTAAGTCAGTGAAAAGCAGCTGCAACAAGACCAGTAATCAATGTGTGGTTgcgtctttctctttctcaggtCGTACATCGAGACCTGAAGCCAAGTAACA is a genomic window containing:
- the rps6ka2 gene encoding ribosomal protein S6 kinase alpha-2 isoform X1 — protein: MDTSTRKFTVRRWFSIYLKNKAARSKNSTGFCQLEDDSILKEIDISHHVKEGCEKADPSQFQLLKVLGQGSYGKVFLVRKIRGVDRGQLYAMKVLKKATLKVRDRVRSKMERDILAEVNHPFIVKLHYAFQTEGKLYLILDFLRGGDLFTRLSKEVMFTEEDVKFYLAELALALDHLHSLGIIYRDLKPENILLDEEGHIKITDFGLSKEAIDHDKRAYSFCGTIEYMAPEVVNRRGHTQSADWWSFGVLMFEMLTGSLPFQGKDRKETMALILKAKLGMPQFLSPEVQSLLRALFKRNPANRLGAGPEGVEEIKRHRFFASIDWSKLYKKEMRPPFKPTVGRPEDTFHFDPEFTSRTPTDSPGIPPSANTHQLFRGFSFVATNQNQEPSAATVAPSRQEVNNINPIVQHLRGDLSFNDVYELKEEVAQTSMSVCRRCLHRVTSVEYSVKIIDKTKKDPSEEVEILLRYGQHPNITTLKAVFDDGQCVFLVQELLRGEELLDRALTLPNFTEKDASDIICTLTKTVEYLHSQGVVHRDLKPSNIRYSDDSGLSESIRICDFGFAKQLRAENGLLMTPCYTATFMAPEVLRKQGYDAACDIWSLGILLYTMIAGFSPFASTPEDTAEEILAQIGSGKFIITGGNWDLVSDAAKDIVMKMLHVDPHQRLTAPQVLRHPWIVERDQLSDKVLARQDALTVKGALSATYSALRRCAPAPILEPVQSSNLAQRRGMKKHESPKVNSDPKEKE
- the rps6ka2 gene encoding ribosomal protein S6 kinase alpha-2 isoform X2 encodes the protein MKALEENVKCKAFQTEGKLYLILDFLRGGDLFTRLSKEVMFTEEDVKFYLAELALALDHLHSLGIIYRDLKPENILLDEEGHIKITDFGLSKEAIDHDKRAYSFCGTIEYMAPEVVNRRGHTQSADWWSFGVLMFEMLTGSLPFQGKDRKETMALILKAKLGMPQFLSPEVQSLLRALFKRNPANRLGAGPEGVEEIKRHRFFASIDWSKLYKKEMRPPFKPTVGRPEDTFHFDPEFTSRTPTDSPGIPPSANTHQLFRGFSFVATNQNQEPSAATVAPSRQEVNNINPIVQHLRGDLSFNDVYELKEEVAQTSMSVCRRCLHRVTSVEYSVKIIDKTKKDPSEEVEILLRYGQHPNITTLKAVFDDGQCVFLVQELLRGEELLDRALTLPNFTEKDASDIICTLTKTVEYLHSQGVVHRDLKPSNIRYSDDSGLSESIRICDFGFAKQLRAENGLLMTPCYTATFMAPEVLRKQGYDAACDIWSLGILLYTMIAGFSPFASTPEDTAEEILAQIGSGKFIITGGNWDLVSDAAKDIVMKMLHVDPHQRLTAPQVLRHPWIVERDQLSDKVLARQDALTVKGALSATYSALRRCAPAPILEPVQSSNLAQRRGMKKHESPKVNSDPKEKE